In Vanessa cardui chromosome 28, ilVanCard2.1, whole genome shotgun sequence, one genomic interval encodes:
- the LOC124541449 gene encoding putative zinc finger protein 840, which produces MTLAERINAAHILKNTTVTPFTYLLFPSSYKCLFCDVKTFEIHSLLEHSRSHVVPNHDEILKDILKKGKKKIKVDISNLKCRICDQSFVSLDDIQEHLTNMHNVMFTDAGVGMISFNLQTTDDLFTCHVCSNTFHSFFLLNKHISVHYSNAMCDSCGKGFLSYQRLMTHMESHRNGTYPCEKCKKTFPSISKLKYHNDKFHGTLGKVKLAKCHKCLARFEHHYEKIKHLKDTHGISFSFTCDTCNCVFKTRHSLNMHVVKNHTQNIACEICKKTFSERYHLKKHMATHSQERNFVCPLCKKCYRYEKTLKQHLKIHNPEWKFSCSVCWTSFSNKIDYKTHKTTMHL; this is translated from the coding sequence ATGACGCTAGCCGAGAGAATAAACGCAGcgcatatattaaaaaacacaacCGTCACACCGTTCACGTACTTACTCTTCCCGAGctcttataaatgtttattttgtgatGTAAAGACATTTGAAATCCATTCATTGCTAGAACATTCTAGAAGCCACGTTGTTCCAAATCACGACGAAATCCTAAAGGATATTCTAAAGAAAGGCAAGAAGAAAATCAAGGTGGATATATCGAATTTAAAATGTAGGATATGCGATCAGTCGTTTGTAAGCTTGGATGATATTCAGGAACATTTGACGAACATGCATAATGTTATGTTCACGGACGCCGGAGTTGGAATGATCTCGTTTAATCTACAGACGACTGATGATCTTTTCACGTGTCATGTATGCTCGAACACATTTCACAGTTTCTTCCTCTTAAACAAACATATAAGCGTGCATTACAGTAACGCGATGTGCGATTCCTGTGGCAAAGGTTTCTTGTCATACCAACGTTTGATGACGCACATGGAAAGCCATCGCAACGGCACTTACCCCTGTGAGAAGTGCAAAAAGACCTTCCCAAGTATATCAAAACTTAAGTACCATAATGATAAATTTCACGGGACGTTGGGCAAAGTTAAGTTGGCCAAATGCCACAAATGTTTGGCGAGATTCGAACATCATTACGAGAAAATTAAGCATTTGAAGGACACTCATGGCATTTCTTTCAGTTTCACGTGCGATACATGCAACTGCGTCTTCAAAACTCGGCACTCGTTAAATATGCACGTTGTCAAGAATCATACACAGAATATCGCGTGTGAAATATGCAAGAAGACATTTTCAGAACGGTACCATTTGAAAAAGCATATGGCTACGCATAGTCAGGAGAGGAATTTTGTATGTCCATTGTGTAAGAAGTGTTACAGATACGAGAAAACGTTGAAAcaacatttgaaaatacataATCCGGAATGGAAATTTTCTTGTTCGGTCTGTTGGACGAGTTTTtccaataaaatcgattataagACCCATAAAACTACAATgcatttatag